One Ricinus communis isolate WT05 ecotype wild-type chromosome 2, ASM1957865v1, whole genome shotgun sequence DNA segment encodes these proteins:
- the LOC8270940 gene encoding TOM1-like protein 4, protein MANNAASCAERATSDMLIGPDWAINIELCDVINMDPGQAKEALKVLKKRLGSKNPKIQLLALFALETVSKNCGENVFLQIIERDILHDMVKIVKKKPDLNVREKILILIDTWQEAFGGPRGKYPQYYAAYNELRAAGVEFPPRAENSVPLFTPPQTQPIVHAPSAYEEAAIQASLQSEDASGLSLAEIQNAQGLSDVLMEMLGALDPRNPEGLKEEVIVDLVDQCRSYQKRVMLLVNSTADEELLCQGLALNDNLQRVLSRHDDIAKGTAPAAERQVDTPIVPLVNINHEDNESEDDFTQLAHRSSRENAQGRGRKPVSVRTEPGRVSPLLPPPPASKRPVSVDSGMIDYLSGDAYKSQGSPEKSDPTPFTVPIHSNKNSSPPYSPTLSASSPPSQAVNSSPLFTGQPEYDEPAPLRKSADGLPPAPWDTPSSVSLPPPPSRYNQRQQFFEQQHGFTPGASHSSSGSSSSYDSLVGQTQNLSLNSSTPTKQTKPEDALFKDLVDFAKAKSSSPSKSNRSF, encoded by the exons ATGGCAAACAATGCGGCATCTTGTGCCGAGAGGGCTACAAGTGACATGTTGATTGGTCCAGACTGGGCCATCAATATCGAGCTTTGTGATGTCATCAACATGGATCCTGG GCAAGCAAAAGAGGCCTTAAAAGTACTCAAGAAGCGATTAGGCAGCAAAAATCCTAAGATACAACTTCTAGCACTTTTT GCATTGGAGACGGTCAGCAAAAATTGCGGCGAGAATGTATTTCTGCAGATCATCGAGCGTGACATCCTACATGATATGGTTAAAATAGTGAAGAAGAAG CCAGACTTAAATGTGAGGGAAAAGATACTAATCTTGATAGACACATGGCAAGAAGCTTTTGGGGGACCAAGGGGAAAGTATCCCCAATACTATGCTGCATATAACGAACTAAGG GCTGCTGGAGTTGAGTTTCCACCCCGAGCAGAAAACAGTGTACCCCTCTTTACTCCTCCTCAAACGCAACCAATAGTTCATGCACCTTCAGCATATGAAGAAGCTGCCATACAGGCCTCTCTGCAGTCTGAAGATGCTTCTGGTCTCAG CTTGGCAGAGATTCAAAATGCTCAGGGACTGTCAGATGTGTTAATGGAAATGCTTGGTGCGTTAGATCCTAGGAACCCTGAG GGTCTCAAAGAAGAAGTCATCGTTGACCTTGTTGATCAGTGCCGTTCCTACCAAAAGCGAGTCATGCTTCTTGTGAATAGTACAGC AGATGAGGAGCTGTTGTGTCAGGGATTGGCTTTGAATGATAACTTGCAGCGTGTACTTAGCCGGCATGATGATATTGCGAAAGGGACTGCTCCTGCAGCAGAAAGGCAAGTGGACACTCCAATTGTGCCTCTCGTTAATATTAACCATGAGGATAACGAGTCTGAAGATGATTTTACACAGCTGGCTCATAG GTCATCTAGAGAAAATGCACAAGGACGGGGCAGGAAACCAGTCAGCGTCAGGACTGAACCGGGACGAGTCAGCCCTCTGCTTCCTCCTCCTCCTGCATCAAAGAGGCCAGTTAGTGTAGACTCTGGCATGATTGATTATCTCAGTGGTGATGCCTATAAGTCTCAAGGATCTCCTGAAAAGTCTGATCCAACACCCTTTACAGTTCCAATTCATTCCAACAAAAACTCCTCACCTCCATATTCTCCAACTCTATCTGCTTCATCTCCTCCTTCCCAAGCTGTAAACTCATCACCTTTGTTCACTGGGCAGCCTGAATACGATGAACCAGCTCCATTACGAAAATCTGCAGATGGGCTGCCCCCAGCTCCTTGGGATACACCTTCTAGTGTATCTCTTCCACCGCCTCCTTCCAGGTATAATCAGAGACAACAATTCTTTGAGCAACAACATGGTTTTACTCCTGGAGCTTCTCATTCAAGTAGTGGATCCAGTTCCTCTTATGATAGCTTGGTTGGTCAAACCCAGAATCTGTCGCTTAATTCATCTACTCCTACTAAACAAACAAAACCAGAAGATGCTCTCTTCAAAGATCTTGTTGATTTTGCAAAAGCCAAGTCATCTTCGCCGTCCAAATCCAATAGATCATTTTAG
- the LOC8270938 gene encoding 2-oxoglutarate-dependent dioxygenase 19 → MAETTLLVSQTPLELNKITSTINRLNSLNSGTNDEIPTIDYSKLCSNDPDARSKALEKLSGACKEFGCFNLVNHGIPERWIEDTLKGIYGFYDLTEEERKEYQTKTPDDRIRRCLFTTNRENRECLRVVTHPNFHCPPKPADFSNAFESYVKGFREVKFGLARAFSKIVGLEENYFEKALKLELGFDVAVLGVYPPWFELKGSYGVPAHSDTGFFVSLIETAGISLDVLTSSGNWVKAKIPSNAMFILLGDHFEILTHGDYKSPIHKLVQDNEIKRISMATIHGPSLDTFMTPAPEFVDQSRPPAYRGMAYIESLEANDYHQIDVHSNMAKTQNGAI, encoded by the exons atggcAGAAACAACTCTATTAGTTTCTCAGACGCCACTTGAACTAAACAAAATCACCTCTACTATCAACCGTTTGAACTCCTTGAATTCAGGAACCAATGATGAAATTCCCACCATTGATTACTCTAAGCTTTGCTCTAATGATCCTGATGCACGTTCCAAAGCCCTTGAAAAACTCAGCGGTGCGTGCAAGGAGTTTGGCTGCTTCAAC CTAGTTAATCATGGCATCCCAGAAAGATGGATTGAAGATACACTAAAAGGAATTTATGGTTTTTATGATCTGActgaagaagagaggaaggaGTATCAGACAAAAACTCCCGATGATAGGATTAGGAGGTGTCTTTTTACCACCAATAGAGAAAACAGGGAATGCCTTAGGGTGGTTACCCATCCTAACTTCCATTGTCCACCAAAACCAGCTGATTTCAG TAATGCATTTGAGAGCTATGTCAAAGGATTCCGGGAGGTAAAATTTGGATTAGCAAGAGCTTTTTCAAAAATCGTGGGATTGGAGGAGAACTACTTTGAGAAGGCACTTAAGCTGGAGTTAGGATTTGATGTAGCTGTTTTGGGGGTTTATCCTCCCTGGTTCGAGCTGAAAGGTTCCTATGGAGTCCCTGCTCATTCTGATACTGGCTTTTTTGTTTCACTCATTGAAACTGCTGGCATTAGCCTTGACGTTTTGACCTCTAGTGGCAATTGGGTCAAGGCTAAAATTCCTTCTAATGCAATGTTTATTCTCCTTGGGGATCATTTTGAG ATTTTAACCCATGGCGATTACAAGAGTCCTATTCATAAACTGGTTCAGGACAATGAGATCAAAAGAATTTCCATGGCCACAATTCATGGACCATCACTGGACACATTTATGACCCCAGCACCAGAGTTCGTAGACCAGTCTCGCCCACCGGCCTATCGTGGGATGGCCTATATTGAATCTTTGGAAGCCAATGATTATCACCAAATTGATGTACACTCCAACATGGCGAAGACTCAAAATGGAGCCATCTAA
- the LOC8270939 gene encoding 2-oxoglutarate-dependent dioxygenase 19, whose amino-acid sequence MAQEIVQEACRFNSMTSMVHLSNPANSIGYSISAVDEEIPTVNYCMLFSGDPHQRSIAIEQLSKACEEYGFFYLVNHGVPDGVIEGALKGIADFFELTEEEERRQYKKKDPTDRIIWDQNYHADQNREYLKIVAHPQFHCPNKPVGFSEALEEYFKRFNDVKIGLARAISKVLGFEENYIEKAIKLETGFDVAAMNVYPPNFQSKGSIGVPSHTDPGFFVSLIQDVDGGLQVLSHNGKWINIYIPRNAFLIQLGDHLEILTNGKYKSHIHRVVVEKNELRRISLATLHGPDLNTFVAPAVEIVDEFHPPAYRGMTYKDFLEANGHSEIEVQSCLEQLRLGTI is encoded by the exons ATGGCTCAAGAAATCGTTCAAGAGGCTTGCCGATTCAACAGCATGACCTCTATGGTCCACCTCTCCAATCCCGCAAATTCAATCGGCTACTCCATTTCGGCTGTTGATGAAGAAATCCCTACGGTTAACTACTGCATGCTCTTCTCCGGTGATCCTCATCAACGGTCTATTGCCATCGAGCAGCTCAGCAAAGCATGCGAAGAATATGGATTTTTCTAT CTGGTAAACCATGGAGTACCAGATGGCGTAATTGAAGGTGCACTGAAGGGAATTGCTGATTTCTTCGAACTGACAGAGGAGGAAGAGAGGAGACAGTACAAGAAAAAAGATCCAACTGATAGGATTATATGGGACCAGAATTACCATGCTGATCAAAATAGGGAATACCTGAAGATTGTGGCACACCCTCAATTTCATTGCCCTAATAAACCTGTTGGCTTCAG tgaGGCCTTAGAAGAGTACTTCAAGAGATTCAACGATGTAAAAATTGGGTTAGCGAGGGCAATATCAAAGGTCCTGGGGTTTGAAGAAAACTATATAGAAAAGGCCATTAAGCTGGAAACAGGATTTGATGTAGCTGCAATGAATGTGTATCCACCTAATTTTCAGTCAAAAGGTTCCATTGGAGTCCCTTCTCATACCGACCCTGGCTTCTTTGTTTCACTAATCCAAGATGTCGATGGTGGCCTCCAAGTTTTATCCCATAATGGAAAGTGGATCAACATCTACATACCTCGCAATGCTTTTTTAATTCAACTTGGCGATCATCTTGAG ATTCTTACCAACGGCAAGTACAAGAGTCATATTCATCGCGTAGTTGTAGAAAAGAACGAGCTTAGAAGAATCTCCTTAGCCACTCTCCACGGACCAGATCTCAATACATTTGTGGCTCCGGCAGTGGAGATTGTCGATGAGTTTCATCCACCAGCTTACAGGGGGATGACCTACAAAGATTTCTTGGAAGCTAATGGTCATAGTGAGATTGAAGTGCAATCATGCCTTGAGCAACTTAGGCTTGGAACTATCTAA